Below is a window of Hydrogenovibrio crunogenus DNA.
ATGTGTCAGCGTTTAATGCGTTGTTGAAAACTCTGGAAGAGCCGCCTGTAAAGACGATATTGATTTTAACTTCTTATCAAACCAGTTTGTTGCCAGCGACGATTATCAGCCGTTGCCGACAAATATCCTTCGCTTCTCCGCCACGGGAAGAGGCTTTGGCTTGGTTACAACAGGCATTGCCTCAAGCAGATATGCCTTTACTGAAAAAAGCCCTGAAAATTAATTGGGGTGGGCCTTTGAAAGCCAAAACTTGGATTGAAGAAAAATCTTTTGAGTTGGAGGCCGCCTGGCAAGACGATATCAAAGGGCTGCAACAAGGTCGATTTACAGTGTCTCAAGTGGTTGAAAAATGGAAAAAATATCCGCACCCCGAAGTGGTGCTGGACTACTTTTATGCCTGGTCGGTCAATGTGGTTCGAGCGGCCTTGTATCTCAATAAAATTCCTTATAATCCGAATTGGTTGATGTTTCAAAAGTCGGTCTTACAAGCCCGTCAATTTTGGCATCAAAATGTGAATAAAGATTTATTACTGGAAGGGGTTT
It encodes the following:
- a CDS encoding DNA-directed DNA polymerase, whose product is MILPWQTQQWQQWIQQTGHLGQGYLLSGAEGIGLSEFAMSMAEGLLCQTNALQGCQNCVHCHQFAQSTHPDFFQLKVLEDKKEISIDQIRALTDKIYTTSHQGGYKVALIEQVELLNVSAFNALLKTLEEPPVKTILILTSYQTSLLPATIISRCRQISFASPPREEALAWLQQALPQADMPLLKKALKINWGGPLKAKTWIEEKSFELEAAWQDDIKGLQQGRFTVSQVVEKWKKYPHPEVVLDYFYAWSVNVVRAALYLNKIPYNPNWLMFQKSVLQARQFWHQNVNKDLLLEGVCLEWLQHQQDNYEPSDVFQQRWIRGTQV